One part of the Saprospiraceae bacterium genome encodes these proteins:
- a CDS encoding low molecular weight phosphotyrosine protein phosphatase — MKILMVCLGNICRSPMAEGVMKNLLTERQVLYPGILTSWEVDSAGIGDWHAGDRPDHRAISTARQHQIDISDQRARQIRLTDFDYFDHILVMDEDNLADALRLAPTVDHELKVRLLMDYKYPGQQVIVPDPYYSNLFDESFKLIHEGCLAFIDELVKPYKG; from the coding sequence ATGAAAATCTTAATGGTTTGCCTGGGCAATATCTGCCGATCGCCCATGGCTGAAGGGGTGATGAAAAATTTGCTTACTGAAAGGCAGGTACTATATCCAGGTATTTTGACATCCTGGGAGGTTGACTCTGCAGGTATAGGTGATTGGCATGCAGGTGATAGACCGGATCATAGAGCCATTAGCACCGCCCGACAGCATCAGATAGACATTTCGGATCAACGTGCCAGGCAAATCAGGCTGACTGATTTTGATTATTTTGACCATATCTTAGTCATGGATGAGGATAATCTGGCAGATGCACTGCGCCTGGCACCAACGGTAGATCATGAGTTAAAGGTCAGATTATTAATGGATTATAAATATCCCGGCCAGCAGGTTATAGTACCTGATCCATATTATTCCAATCTCTTCGATGAAAGTTTTAAGCTCATCCATGAAGGCTGCCTGGCCTTTATCGACGAGCTGGTCAAACCATATAAAGGTTAA
- a CDS encoding bifunctional 4-hydroxy-2-oxoglutarate aldolase/2-dehydro-3-deoxy-phosphogluconate aldolase (catalyzes the formation of pyruvate and glyoxylate from 4-hydroxy-2-oxoglutarate; or pyruvate and D-glyceraldehyde 3-phosphate from 2-dehydro-3-deoxy-D-glyconate 6-phosphate), which yields MIKRTPTDRHLITQDIYDTIIMPLFYHADVDRAKHLMKLCYEAGLRVIEFTNRAAYAFEVFAPLNKYVKQELPGMRLGIGTVTDVGMTAMYLQAGVDFVVMPSLQADVIALCNKRKVLCIPGCGSVTEISKAEELGCEIVKLFPGNHFGPGFVKDLLGPMPWSSVLVSGGVEPNKENIQSWVKAGAKSLALGSKLFTPSVLAGEDDAGLSTAIKNCLIWAREAKND from the coding sequence ATGATCAAACGTACTCCTACCGACCGACATCTCATCACCCAGGACATCTATGATACCATCATCATGCCCCTGTTTTATCACGCTGATGTGGACCGTGCCAAACACCTGATGAAACTGTGTTATGAAGCAGGATTGAGGGTGATAGAATTTACCAATCGGGCCGCTTATGCTTTTGAAGTATTCGCGCCATTGAATAAATATGTCAAACAAGAGCTACCTGGCATGAGACTGGGGATAGGAACAGTCACAGATGTAGGGATGACTGCGATGTATCTCCAGGCAGGAGTAGATTTTGTAGTGATGCCTTCACTGCAAGCGGATGTCATCGCATTGTGCAATAAACGCAAGGTCCTATGCATCCCCGGCTGTGGTTCCGTCACGGAGATCAGCAAAGCTGAAGAGCTGGGCTGCGAGATTGTAAAGTTATTTCCCGGTAATCATTTTGGTCCTGGCTTCGTCAAAGATCTGCTCGGTCCTATGCCCTGGAGCAGTGTCCTGGTCAGTGGTGGAGTAGAACCCAATAAAGAAAATATCCAATCCTGGGTCAAAGCTGGCGCTAAAAGCCTGGCTTTGGGCTCCAAACTTTTCACTCCATCGGTCCTCGCAGGTGAGGATGATGCAGGACTATCGACTGCTATCAAAAACTGCCTGATCTGGGCCCGGGAAGCCAAAAACGACTGA
- a CDS encoding YceI family protein: MLFKLIFSKWFLALLSLMKALDGTYTILPESRVFIQGTSNVNHFTCDCSNEFEVRHYKVFQSSPSQMVFVDTKLYLPVTLFDCKNRKMDRDLQKALKADQYPTVELELTNLHISSSNLSQLEDQWAEATAKVNITLAGVTKTQFVRVKVKKAGSSALQIDGSKSLKMTDFEITPPEVLFGMIKVNDQITLHFNLNVQIV, translated from the coding sequence ATGTTGTTTAAGCTGATTTTTTCAAAGTGGTTTCTAGCACTTCTTTCCTTGATGAAGGCTTTGGACGGAACCTATACGATCCTGCCAGAAAGCCGGGTATTTATCCAGGGGACTTCCAATGTAAATCATTTTACTTGTGATTGTAGTAATGAATTTGAGGTACGCCATTATAAAGTCTTTCAGTCCTCCCCAAGCCAAATGGTATTCGTGGATACCAAACTCTATCTCCCTGTTACCTTGTTTGATTGTAAAAACAGGAAGATGGATCGGGATCTTCAAAAGGCGCTAAAAGCTGATCAATATCCTACTGTAGAATTAGAGCTAACTAATCTTCATATCAGCTCTTCTAACCTAAGCCAACTCGAAGATCAATGGGCCGAGGCTACGGCCAAAGTCAATATCACCCTGGCCGGAGTCACGAAAACCCAATTTGTCAGAGTAAAAGTAAAAAAAGCAGGCAGCTCTGCGCTTCAAATTGACGGCAGCAAATCGCTTAAGATGACCGATTTTGAGATCACCCCTCCTGAAGTATTGTTTGGGATGATTAAAGTCAATGATCAGATCACTTTACATTTTAACCTCAACGTACAAATCGTATAA
- a CDS encoding DUF3570 domain-containing protein: MFKISLAGLALLVGMMTGYSQSGFERKMDTTAIEKNTSENGYIFRGLKLDEINIASGYYTQNGNHSAVTGGIGTERLSDISNTFELKLLKTNLNGNIHHFNFGMGFDSYTSASSDKIDTATSWVGFTEVVSVPNGQRSRSGASSLSSTTSVVTIAGKRIVTSASYTDQRYYPSLSWSMENPTTGITIGAGLSYSTEWDYQSMGATFNIGKASKSKNTDIGLSLGAFLDTWSVIYPAELRPANYPYGSERDIERTTKSPRNTFNAGLTFNQVINKRLQVGLMLEPSYQDGLLGTKYQRVYFQDGTAAPENMPSERLKIPIGIRASWFIGDHLVLRPYYRYYEDSWHLKAQTASLEASIKVSPFVSLIPFYRYYTQNGISYFAPYGAHTRGEEFFTSDYDLSKLSSQTFGMGVRIVPKKGVMAINAFKSMELRYAHYDRSTDLKSNILTAVLTFK, from the coding sequence ATGTTTAAAATATCTTTAGCGGGGCTGGCTCTCTTGGTGGGAATGATGACCGGTTATTCTCAGTCGGGATTTGAAAGGAAGATGGATACCACTGCTATTGAAAAAAACACCTCTGAAAATGGCTACATATTTAGAGGTCTAAAATTGGACGAAATCAATATCGCCTCAGGTTATTATACTCAGAATGGCAATCACTCTGCAGTGACCGGCGGTATAGGCACAGAGAGACTATCAGACATATCCAACACCTTTGAATTAAAGCTTTTAAAAACTAACCTCAACGGCAATATCCACCATTTCAATTTCGGAATGGGATTTGATTCATATACCAGTGCTTCATCAGATAAAATAGATACAGCTACTTCCTGGGTAGGTTTTACGGAAGTCGTCTCTGTCCCCAACGGTCAAAGATCACGGTCAGGGGCATCATCGCTATCTTCTACCACCAGTGTGGTGACCATAGCAGGTAAGCGCATCGTCACCTCAGCCTCGTATACAGATCAACGGTACTACCCTTCTTTATCCTGGTCTATGGAAAACCCAACCACAGGTATTACAATTGGAGCTGGGTTATCTTACAGCACAGAGTGGGACTATCAGTCGATGGGAGCCACTTTTAATATTGGCAAGGCTTCGAAAAGTAAAAACACAGATATCGGACTTAGTTTAGGCGCATTCCTGGATACCTGGTCAGTGATCTACCCTGCTGAATTAAGGCCGGCCAATTACCCTTATGGCAGTGAACGGGATATCGAGCGGACCACTAAGAGTCCCCGGAACACTTTCAATGCAGGGCTTACTTTTAACCAGGTCATCAATAAAAGACTTCAGGTAGGCCTTATGCTGGAACCATCATACCAGGATGGGCTCTTAGGCACTAAATATCAAAGGGTGTATTTTCAAGACGGTACAGCGGCACCTGAAAACATGCCTTCAGAGCGACTCAAGATTCCTATTGGGATACGGGCAAGTTGGTTTATAGGTGACCACCTCGTACTCAGGCCTTACTACAGATACTATGAAGATTCATGGCATCTCAAAGCACAAACTGCAAGCCTTGAAGCATCTATCAAGGTGTCTCCCTTTGTATCCCTCATTCCGTTCTATCGATATTATACTCAAAATGGCATCTCTTATTTTGCACCATATGGCGCTCATACTCGAGGTGAAGAATTTTTTACCAGTGATTATGATTTATCTAAACTCTCCAGCCAGACTTTTGGAATGGGGGTGCGAATCGTACCTAAAAAAGGTGTCATGGCGATCAATGCATTCAAAAGTATGGAGCTACGATATGCCCATTATGATAGATCGACAGACTTAAAATCCAATATCCTGACTGCCGTCCTGACCTTTAAGTAG
- a CDS encoding thioredoxin family protein, which translates to MNAIILFAFYFLGGVTPTPNTAWKTSFDEAKAEAAVSHKYILLSFSGSDWCIPCIKMEETMFDHPSFKNFAADKLVLVKADFPRMKKNQLPADQKKKNDLLAEKFNPNGVFPLTIILSPTGKKIYSIEGYPKGTVTQFIHSLEEVIK; encoded by the coding sequence ATGAATGCAATCATTTTATTTGCTTTTTACTTTTTGGGCGGAGTGACTCCAACTCCCAATACTGCCTGGAAAACCAGTTTTGACGAAGCCAAGGCTGAAGCGGCAGTTTCACATAAATACATCCTTCTGAGTTTTTCCGGGTCTGACTGGTGTATTCCCTGTATCAAAATGGAAGAGACCATGTTTGACCATCCTTCGTTTAAAAATTTTGCTGCAGACAAGCTGGTATTGGTCAAAGCTGATTTTCCAAGAATGAAAAAAAATCAATTGCCTGCAGACCAAAAAAAGAAAAATGATCTCCTGGCAGAAAAATTTAATCCAAATGGGGTTTTTCCATTGACGATTATTTTATCCCCCACTGGGAAAAAAATATACTCTATCGAAGGATATCCTAAAGGGACGGTGACTCAATTCATCCATTCGCTTGAAGAAGTGATTAAATAA
- the feoB gene encoding ferrous iron transport protein B, translated as MNKKIAILGNPNSGKSSVFNRLTGMSAKVGNFPGVTVDKKIGILRLPSGTTADIIDFPGVYSLHPNSKDEFIVTSILANPQDENYPDLVLYVADITHLEKQLLLFTQLVDLGLPIIMLLTMKDLADKDQLNIDLDQLKNAWDIPIYAINARTQGSTNEILQELDKQLLHSTLSTQQQYKLSYDEQSLVNDLAETFPGKNAYQLLLVAHYHQQLNHLTAAQKSRIAQSNVKHGFNSVASQIRETMQRYDSFTHIVRKAASIGTFKVSKLSDRADDILTHRWWGLIIFFAVNFILFQAMFSWASYPQEWIDIAFSWVGAQVKHLIPFETLSSFVSDGILAGLGGILVFVPQIFILFFLINILEDFGYMARAVYLFDRLLIKFGLNGKSLVSLIAGGACAIPAIMSTRTISNQKERLITTLVTPFISCSARIPVYTILVGFVVASSHHIGPFNTQGLLFMGLYLLGIVTALGAGWILKQIIKSDDRSFLMIELPDYKTPDFKVAVHTAFTKAWSFIVEAGKVILIISMILWVLSSYGTKSRMEAATSYVQTTTQAQHLSPEQSEDLMANKKLEASYAGTIGKWMEPLIAPLGFDWKIGIALFTSFAAREVFVGTMSTLYSLGSTEDYSSITKKLAAEKNAETGQPRFTMAVAVSLLLFYVFAMQCMSTMAVVKRETGGWKWPIIQFVFMCSLAYLASFIAYQLLK; from the coding sequence ATGAATAAGAAGATTGCGATTTTAGGCAACCCTAACAGTGGTAAATCCTCTGTATTTAATCGGTTGACAGGTATGTCTGCCAAGGTCGGCAATTTTCCGGGAGTCACAGTAGATAAAAAAATTGGTATCCTTCGATTGCCTTCAGGTACCACAGCCGACATTATTGACTTCCCCGGCGTGTATAGCTTACATCCTAATTCTAAGGATGAGTTTATTGTCACCTCGATTTTGGCCAATCCTCAAGATGAAAACTATCCCGACCTGGTCCTCTATGTAGCAGACATCACACATCTGGAGAAACAATTATTGCTTTTTACCCAATTGGTAGATCTGGGGCTGCCGATCATCATGCTCCTCACCATGAAGGACCTGGCTGATAAAGATCAATTAAATATAGACCTGGACCAACTGAAAAACGCCTGGGATATCCCCATCTATGCGATCAATGCCCGCACCCAGGGCAGTACCAACGAGATACTTCAGGAATTGGACAAACAACTGCTGCACAGCACCCTTTCTACTCAGCAACAGTATAAGTTATCCTATGATGAACAATCTTTGGTCAACGATCTGGCAGAAACTTTTCCAGGGAAAAATGCATATCAACTTTTGTTAGTAGCCCATTATCACCAGCAATTGAATCACCTTACAGCAGCTCAAAAATCGAGAATAGCACAGAGCAATGTCAAGCATGGATTTAATTCAGTGGCATCTCAAATCAGGGAGACCATGCAACGCTACGATAGTTTTACCCATATAGTTAGAAAAGCTGCGTCTATTGGCACTTTTAAAGTAAGTAAATTAAGTGATCGGGCTGATGACATCCTGACTCATCGATGGTGGGGGCTCATCATCTTTTTTGCGGTCAATTTTATTTTATTTCAAGCGATGTTTTCATGGGCGTCTTATCCGCAAGAGTGGATAGATATCGCTTTCTCCTGGGTAGGTGCCCAGGTCAAACATCTTATCCCCTTCGAAACCCTGAGTAGTTTTGTATCCGATGGGATATTGGCCGGACTAGGAGGTATCCTGGTCTTCGTACCCCAGATTTTTATTTTGTTTTTTTTGATCAATATCCTGGAAGACTTCGGTTATATGGCCAGGGCAGTCTATTTGTTTGATAGACTATTGATCAAATTTGGACTCAATGGAAAATCGCTCGTTTCATTGATAGCAGGTGGAGCTTGCGCAATCCCCGCTATCATGAGCACCCGCACGATCAGCAATCAAAAAGAGAGGCTCATCACTACGTTGGTCACCCCTTTTATAAGTTGTAGTGCCCGCATCCCGGTGTATACCATCCTGGTCGGATTTGTAGTCGCTTCCAGTCATCATATTGGTCCTTTTAACACGCAGGGACTTTTGTTTATGGGTTTGTATTTATTGGGCATCGTGACTGCCTTGGGAGCAGGTTGGATACTCAAACAAATCATCAAATCGGACGATCGCAGTTTCCTGATGATCGAACTTCCTGATTACAAAACCCCGGATTTTAAAGTAGCAGTGCACACGGCCTTTACCAAAGCCTGGTCTTTCATCGTAGAAGCCGGCAAGGTCATCCTAATCATTTCTATGATTTTGTGGGTACTCTCGAGCTACGGTACTAAATCCAGAATGGAAGCGGCCACTTCCTATGTACAGACCACCACCCAAGCTCAACATCTCAGTCCCGAACAATCAGAAGACCTCATGGCCAATAAAAAACTGGAAGCATCTTATGCAGGCACCATAGGCAAATGGATGGAGCCCCTGATAGCTCCGCTTGGATTTGACTGGAAGATTGGCATAGCATTATTTACTTCCTTTGCTGCACGAGAGGTATTCGTCGGTACCATGTCGACACTATACAGCCTTGGCAGTACAGAAGACTATTCCTCCATTACTAAAAAACTGGCCGCGGAAAAAAATGCTGAGACAGGACAGCCCAGATTTACGATGGCCGTGGCCGTCTCATTATTATTATTCTATGTATTTGCCATGCAATGCATGAGTACGATGGCCGTCGTCAAAAGAGAGACCGGGGGATGGAAGTGGCCCATCATCCAATTTGTATTTATGTGTAGCCTGGCTTACCTGGCATCGTTCATCGCATATCAACTTTTAAAGTAA
- a CDS encoding cupin domain-containing protein encodes MPLYDFKSMPPMQIWDQIKGPIAYSDKVLFGYLHIDDGAELPVHQHPHEQWSHLIEGEFEFNVGGELYHMKPGMSVHIPGDVPHSGRSLSRCIFLDCFHPVREDWLEKEKLSGLK; translated from the coding sequence ATGCCGCTATACGATTTTAAGTCAATGCCGCCCATGCAGATATGGGACCAGATCAAAGGGCCAATAGCCTATTCCGATAAAGTCTTATTCGGTTATCTCCACATAGACGATGGCGCGGAGCTGCCAGTGCATCAACATCCACATGAGCAGTGGAGTCACCTGATAGAAGGTGAATTCGAATTTAATGTCGGGGGAGAACTCTACCATATGAAGCCTGGCATGTCCGTCCATATCCCTGGAGATGTACCCCACTCAGGCCGATCACTTTCAAGGTGTATATTTTTGGATTGTTTCCATCCGGTGAGAGAGGATTGGTTAGAAAAAGAGAAGTTGAGTGGATTGAAGTGA
- a CDS encoding ferrous iron transport protein A translates to MFKPIIAKNLRDIKIGRVCGFADEQLSRLLISKGVLIGSIATLIRESPFGQTYYVKIDGLRFGLRKEEIDVIQVTDM, encoded by the coding sequence ATGTTTAAGCCGATCATAGCCAAAAACTTGAGGGACATCAAAATCGGTCGAGTTTGCGGGTTTGCAGATGAGCAATTGTCTCGTCTATTGATATCTAAAGGGGTATTAATCGGTAGCATAGCTACGCTAATCAGAGAATCACCCTTTGGTCAAACTTATTATGTCAAAATAGATGGCCTACGATTTGGACTGCGAAAGGAAGAGATAGATGTCATACAAGTGACTGATATGTAA
- a CDS encoding FAD:protein FMN transferase, with the protein MQSTLSTFKKSTKLMGNLFEITAVGEDQLNAETQIQGAIDEIKRIEILLTTFNEDSQTNQINQAAGLRPVQVDEEVFRLIQRSLKISNLTQGAFDITYGSMDKKFWNFDITMDRLPDPIAAKESVRLINYRNVILDESDFSVFLTQKGMRIGFGGIGKGYAAEQAKRCMQASGVQAGIINASGDLCTWGRSPEGAAWTIGIADPFSRLNIFSELELKDMSVATSGDYEKYVIIDGKKYSHTIDPRSGYPVHGITSVTIISPNAELSDAMTTPVMVMGIQKGLFMINQMNGIGCILIDDHGKLYKSNNIKLN; encoded by the coding sequence ATGCAGTCTACCTTATCGACCTTTAAAAAGAGTACAAAACTCATGGGTAATCTGTTTGAGATCACTGCTGTCGGCGAGGATCAGCTCAATGCAGAGACGCAGATCCAGGGAGCTATCGATGAGATTAAACGAATCGAAATTCTCTTGACTACGTTTAACGAAGACAGCCAGACAAATCAAATAAACCAGGCTGCCGGCCTTAGACCTGTGCAAGTTGATGAAGAAGTCTTTCGTTTAATCCAACGATCACTGAAGATCTCCAATCTGACGCAGGGAGCTTTTGACATCACTTATGGTTCGATGGACAAAAAGTTTTGGAATTTTGATATTACCATGGATCGACTTCCCGATCCTATAGCGGCCAAAGAATCAGTCAGGCTGATCAATTATCGCAATGTAATCCTGGATGAAAGCGATTTTTCGGTATTTCTCACTCAAAAAGGGATGCGCATTGGATTTGGCGGTATCGGCAAGGGATATGCCGCTGAACAAGCCAAAAGATGCATGCAAGCGTCCGGTGTCCAGGCGGGTATCATCAATGCTTCCGGTGATCTCTGTACCTGGGGCAGATCACCTGAGGGTGCAGCATGGACTATTGGTATCGCAGACCCCTTTTCCAGGTTAAACATTTTCTCAGAACTGGAATTAAAAGACATGTCTGTCGCCACTTCAGGTGACTATGAAAAATATGTCATCATTGATGGCAAAAAATATTCCCATACCATTGATCCCAGGTCAGGTTATCCGGTTCATGGAATTACCAGTGTCACCATCATTTCACCCAATGCTGAACTGTCTGATGCTATGACTACTCCGGTGATGGTCATGGGTATTCAAAAGGGGCTATTTATGATAAATCAGATGAACGGCATCGGTTGTATCTTGATAGATGACCACGGAAAATTATATAAGTCAAATAATATTAAACTTAACTAA
- a CDS encoding nuclear transport factor 2 family protein has product MKSILFILLFAGGSVMMAQTPSTPTNPFPNNKKTSTPPATTPAPAPAPSTPAPTPVPPVNQQQIPPQPTKPTTVPPTSQSQTPAWPPTTQTQTPALPPIVGTDQEQIYLTIVRVFDAMRASDSMIAKPIFAPNCRLYTPLTNTYGQTTLSEETLSSFFKAIGTRRTQVVDERIVKYKIDIDGALAQVWADYNLYVDNKFIHCGVDVFQLYKSTSGWKIFELADTRRTTGCISDPKDDIAKFLDKWHYDAATSNAAAYFGAMTPDGVFLGTDATERWTRDEFRAWAQSTFDARKGWKFTASKRNVSFANEDTIAWFDEELATSMGPCRGSGVLVKTSDGWKIKQYNLTVLVPNEKLPNYLKLIGAR; this is encoded by the coding sequence ATGAAATCAATTCTTTTTATCCTACTTTTTGCAGGTGGGTCAGTAATGATGGCTCAAACTCCTTCCACACCCACCAATCCATTTCCTAACAATAAAAAAACTTCGACACCACCGGCGACTACGCCAGCGCCGGCACCAGCGCCTTCCACTCCAGCACCCACTCCAGTACCCCCGGTCAACCAACAACAGATACCTCCACAACCAACCAAACCAACCACAGTGCCTCCGACCAGTCAATCCCAGACGCCTGCTTGGCCACCTACCACTCAAACACAGACACCGGCTTTACCTCCCATAGTTGGTACAGATCAGGAGCAGATATATCTAACTATCGTGAGAGTATTCGATGCCATGCGAGCCAGTGATAGTATGATAGCCAAACCCATATTTGCCCCTAATTGCAGATTGTATACTCCATTGACCAATACTTATGGACAGACTACCTTGAGTGAAGAAACTTTGAGTTCGTTTTTTAAAGCCATCGGTACACGGAGGACTCAGGTAGTGGATGAAAGAATCGTAAAATATAAGATTGATATTGATGGTGCCCTGGCCCAGGTATGGGCTGATTATAATCTATACGTGGACAATAAATTTATTCATTGCGGAGTAGATGTCTTCCAGCTCTACAAAAGCACTTCGGGTTGGAAAATATTTGAACTGGCAGATACGCGAAGGACCACAGGTTGTATATCAGATCCTAAAGACGATATAGCCAAATTTTTAGATAAATGGCATTATGATGCTGCTACCTCTAATGCGGCTGCTTATTTTGGAGCCATGACCCCAGACGGCGTATTTTTGGGTACCGATGCTACCGAGCGATGGACCCGGGACGAATTTCGAGCCTGGGCTCAGTCTACATTTGATGCCCGAAAAGGTTGGAAGTTCACTGCCAGCAAACGCAACGTGAGTTTTGCTAATGAAGATACTATCGCCTGGTTTGATGAAGAACTTGCGACTTCAATGGGACCCTGCCGGGGATCGGGAGTACTTGTGAAAACTTCAGACGGTTGGAAGATTAAACAATACAACCTTACTGTCCTGGTACCAAACGAAAAATTGCCTAACTACCTGAAACTAATAGGGGCCAGATAA
- a CDS encoding DUF4266 domain-containing protein, with amino-acid sequence MNSKKSMLFFAILIGMGLGSCASVKAYEKQYINDADMSLSARKSEKFEQNFQLYREGASGANGGKSGGGCGCN; translated from the coding sequence ATGAACAGCAAAAAATCAATGCTATTCTTTGCAATACTTATTGGCATGGGATTAGGCTCTTGTGCCTCTGTCAAAGCATATGAAAAACAATACATCAACGATGCAGATATGTCCCTTTCAGCCCGTAAATCTGAAAAATTTGAACAAAATTTTCAGTTGTACAGAGAAGGTGCTTCAGGAGCGAATGGAGGCAAATCTGGCGGAGGATGCGGATGCAATTAA
- a CDS encoding doxx family protein, whose product MNLTLAKPLDYLRYSLGIIYLWFGLLKLFPGFSPAESLVMKTVDMLSFHQMSGKMGLTLIAVWEVTLGICFIINQCKKPVLILYFIHLLGTFTPLFILPDISFQYPPVGFTLVGQYIVKNLVFVVGGWMLWKKNEWQMSLGHNE is encoded by the coding sequence ATGAATTTGACACTGGCTAAACCACTTGACTATCTCCGGTACAGTCTGGGCATTATATACCTTTGGTTTGGTTTGCTTAAGCTTTTTCCAGGTTTTAGCCCTGCTGAGAGCCTGGTGATGAAGACGGTAGACATGCTGAGTTTTCACCAAATGTCCGGCAAAATGGGGTTGACTTTAATTGCTGTCTGGGAAGTGACTTTAGGCATTTGTTTTATCATCAATCAATGCAAAAAGCCGGTCCTGATCCTGTATTTTATTCACCTCCTGGGTACTTTCACACCTTTATTTATTTTACCTGATATCTCCTTTCAATACCCTCCTGTTGGATTTACCCTCGTCGGACAATATATTGTCAAAAATCTTGTCTTTGTAGTTGGAGGATGGATGTTATGGAAAAAGAATGAGTGGCAGATGAGTTTAGGCCATAACGAATAA
- a CDS encoding YceI family protein: MKISNFLLLLLLAATQIVNGQANYRIVLTSLTIKGNSNVHKWESRASQLSGHANVTLAESQISQLTNGELEIPVKSIKSSKGSIMDNKTYDALKSDECGSIKFKLSSATINATGTGLSVKGTLTIACQSKTVDLSCSIQPGGGDEYVIKGSKDLKMTDFGIKPPTALLGTMVTKDDITIEFEVKLTK; the protein is encoded by the coding sequence ATGAAAATTTCAAATTTCTTACTTCTACTTCTTCTGGCAGCAACTCAGATCGTTAATGGCCAGGCAAATTATAGAATAGTACTGACGAGTCTGACTATCAAGGGTAATTCCAATGTCCATAAATGGGAATCCAGAGCATCCCAATTATCAGGACATGCCAACGTAACTCTTGCTGAATCACAAATCAGTCAATTAACGAATGGCGAACTTGAGATTCCTGTTAAGAGCATCAAAAGCTCTAAGGGTAGCATCATGGACAATAAAACTTATGATGCGCTTAAATCAGACGAATGTGGCAGTATTAAATTTAAATTGTCAAGTGCTACCATCAATGCAACCGGAACCGGCCTGTCTGTGAAAGGTACCCTCACAATCGCTTGTCAATCAAAGACTGTGGATCTCTCATGCTCTATTCAACCTGGAGGCGGAGACGAATATGTGATCAAAGGAAGTAAAGATCTGAAGATGACAGATTTTGGAATCAAACCTCCCACAGCCTTATTGGGTACCATGGTCACCAAAGATGATATCACTATCGAATTCGAAGTAAAACTTACAAAATGA